AATTTTACACCATTCTTTGGATTTGACTGTGTAAATGTCACTTAATTTAcagactaataaaaaaaattgcctATTGCTCAAGCTGAATAGCTGAGTTACATAGGGTATAAACTATTCACTGCTCCTTTTACTACAGAGGATAATACAAACTATAACCTAGTTCTCTActaagtttttcctttttaaaattgaagtatatttcaCATACAACATTatggtgtacaacataatgattctgtatttgtatgtattgtgaaatgatcatcacaataagcCGAGTTAACATCTATCACCAGATATAGttatagaattttttcttttgatgagaattttcaagatctactctcttagcaaccttcaaatatgcaatacagcattattaactatagtcaccatgctatacattatatccccatagcttatgtattttataactggaattttGTAACTTTGcctactgagtttttttttttcagtgcttgAACTACCAAGACATTAAGCCTATAACTAACTGGCCAGCAACCTCAACCAAGTGAAGATTGCTGTCTTTCTTTCCAGTCCTCCTCCATTAATCATCTTGATCCAATATTCATGAATGAATGGaaatgaatgattaaataaaaatacactctaatctgaatgaattaataataaaaatactctcAAAGATGGTCGAATCATATACAAATTTAAGTAGGTTACCTAGAGTCACAGCTCCTACAACAAATCCTTGGGCAGCAACTCTCATGTGAATAAGATGAATGGACATTTTCTGATCTCTTCTGTATTTTAACTTGTAGAGACCATAGGACACCACAGTCACAAAGCCTGCTATCCCTGTAAATTAAAAAAGTAGAGATTATATAAATAGCAGGCTAAAATTTCCCAAGAACTTAGAGATTTGAATAAAGGACTGCCCAAGGGATCAGTACGTGGAAGATAAGCAGGCAAAACACCAAAAAATACTTCATTAATGGATTCAGTATTTTCAGTTTTGACTCTTTTCAGAAAAAGTTGAATTGTATAGTATAGAAACTTGTCTAGTAGTTTTCCTGAGGCATGGTTTCAAATTGGTAAGCAGTTAAGACTTATTTGGGGCAAGTTGTTCAACCAGTGAGTGAACCAACCAAAATCTCAACATTCATAGCTTTTGGGTGTTTGGCCTTATTCCTCTctagtttttattaatattaaataaggaGTAAATCTAGTGAAGTGAAAGAAACTTTAATATCGTAAGTGAAAAGGACATGTTGAGTTTTAGTAAGAGGTAAAAAGGTGTGAATATTTGCATGAGAAGCCTGTGACTCTGGGAAGAACTGTGATTCTAAAAAATTCCAGAAGCccatacaaatatttttttacatatgTCAAGAACTGAATATACTGCTGTGACAACCAAGATTCTATGCAGTTGACTCTAAAACAGAAAACTGAATAGGAATCAACTGAATAGGGAAAATTCTAGTAAGTGATTTGAAACAGTGTGAGAAGTTAATCCATGACAAATCAAAATAACCATATAACAAATAAGGGGATAACTATCTGAACTAGCTTGAATTTACATCTCACACCAGACCCTACAAAAAAAACACTGGATGGGTTAGAATTAAgtatgaaaacaaagcaaatttatcaaaaaaaatatagaagaaaaataaaaaagaatatgacaTCTAAAAAAGGGGTAAGGTAGACTTAAAGTGAGgacaaaaatactgtattttgatGACAGAATAAAGGAAACTTCTGCATGGTAAAAGtgtggctttattttgggggatctCTCTTCTACTGATTTATGCATCTACCTTCATCAGTACCACATTGTCTTGACTAGTATATCTGTATAGTAACCCTTAATATCAGGTAAGGATGATTCCTCCCACTTAATACTTTTTCTCCAAAAAGGTTTCTttatgtcaaacctcaacatgaatcagccatagatatacatgtatcccctcttgaagctccctcccatctccctccccatcccacccctctaggttaatacagagcccctgtttgaattccctgagccatacagcaaagcaattacccttcaataaaaaataaataaaattttaaaagaggttgttttagccattctagaacttttgcttttatatgaattttagaataagCTTGTTTATATCTACAAAAAAAACCTCATTgctggtattttgataggaattacacTAAACCCATAGATGAGTTTGGGGAAAACTGACATCCTTATTGAGTCATACAATCCATGAACACAACAGTCTCTATATTCATTtaggtcttctttgatttctttcattagcattttgtatttttcacCATACAGATTCTCTACATGTTTTCTGAAGCTTGaaagtgtattagttgctcagtcatgtctgactctttggaacaccatggattgtagcctgccaggctcccctgtcccctgttcatggaattctccaggcaagagtactaaagtgggtagctattcccttctctacgGAATCTTCCCTAGAAgattgggattgaacccaggtctcctgcactacagacagattctttactgtctgagccaccaggaaaaccctaatcattttattttctttagagtgACTGTAAATGGTCTCATGTCTTTCATTTTGGCTTCCATGTGTTTGTTGTTAGTATATGGAAATGCAATTGATGCTTAAGTAGAATAGCAAGTCTTGACTATGTTGGTATGTGTTTGTCTCTATGGGTGGGTGAGGATATATTAATTCTCTCAGATCCACTtaataaatggaaataagaatCAGAGTAAATAATCACATTTATATGAATATTTTGTATGCTAATTAGCAATAAgtgaaattgaaataaaaatgacaaacaaaagcagcaaaaaaCAAATTCTAGTAAAACAATGATGGCAGGTACACTGAGAAACAGGTACAATGCTGAAAGCTCTGTAAAGATTTAGCCAAATCATTctggaaagaaatctgaaaagatATAATAATTGGTATTAAACTGAACATGTGAGAAGTTTAAGAGGgaaaggacatatgtatacctacgactgattcatattgatatatgacagaaaccatcacgatattgtaaagtaattaccctccaattaaaaataaaattaaaaaaactgaacatgCTTCATGCCCTGAAAATTCTGCTTTGGGGAAAATACTCCAAGGAAGTAAGTAAAAGAAAAGTCAAGAAGCTGACACAAAGATGTTTATGGCTACACTATGtatgaggaaaaacaaaacaatccaaaTGGCCCAAACAGAGGAAAAACTATCAGAGCTGTAAACAAAATTGTAAATATAATTGTACTTACATTATAGTATAATATACTACTATGAAAtgttaagaagaaaaaacaaataatctaTTGACATAGAGtttaaatatatgtaatgtatTTAAAGTGTCATTATTTAGACCTTAGCAGTGACCATAAGATTTTAAACAATATAAATCAGTTATAACGAGAGAAGTCaagataagaaattaaaatgttctataAATTATCTGAGGATACTCCATCCTGTGGCAGAAAATACTTAGTAGATATTCTTAATAAAACAAGTAAAACAAactaataatatatatacaaattttatCATTTAGCTTTCCAGCAAGAACTTGGCTCTCTTCCCTTATTAAGACTCTGTTCTTACTGaaatttgttttgcttcttttcagaaATTAAAGTCAGAACCTTTCCTGTTTTCCATACAGCATCTCTGTAGTTGGTATATAATTGAGTTTAGCTGGAAACACTTTTATCTTTCTACTTTAATCACCCTAAATGTCTCTGGAAAAACAATTTAACTTACAACAGACACAGTGATTAATCTGTTCATTATAGTGATCTGTTCAAGTGACACTgagttcttgaattttttttttctagttaaaaaTGCTAAAGATGATGAATAAATCACTATAAAATTATTTGTGTCCATTTCTTGTGCTAGTACAAACCTTAATCAAATTAAGTGAAACTTTAAACACAGAAtactactttaaaattttgattctttttgatACGTGAATAATGACAAAGTTGCTAGATTTGTAGTGACATTTAATGGAAACATATGACTTATACCTATTTAGAAGCTTTTGTGGAATTAATCACAAACTTATGTTTgtctgatttatatatatatatatttaaattttattgaagtataattgatttacaaccttgtgttaatttctgctgtacaacaaagtgattctgttttacatatatattttcttattcatattcttttccatttatagttaatcacactatattgaatatagttacctatatatatatgtgtatatatatatatatatgatttaaatactttttaaaaaatagtttccagACTAAACATAAGGAAAGAGGGATGGTTGAAGTATACAATAATAATGCTTAGGGCAGCTAAAGTAtccaaaagagaaggaagagaaagcttagcttttgaaacaaaatactggtgcttagatttttttttaaaactccatatatatatatatatatagtatttgataaaaatgtaaacacattAAATATGTGTTGAGAAAGGATAAAGAGGCCAAGACTCCAGATACAATTATAATAATATTGATACTTCTTGCATCAAGAGTTTATTTAACCATCAATCTTAGCACCTGAAACACATCAGGAAGCCAACAACAAGCCTCAACAACAACAGACTTTCATTCAGAGCTTCTTAACTCTGAATTGGCTCACAGTTCTTTTGAGCTTGGGTATCTAGCTTCTGGCAACACAGAATATTAGAAGCAGAAGTTTCTGATGGTACCCAACAGtaatagaagaaagagaaagatttatAAACATTGGACACAAGAACTTAAAGAGATATATAGATCTTCCTTAACTTGTGATTGGATTACATCTTGATAAACCCATCGTAAGTTGAAAATACTGTAAGTCAAAAATCCATTTAATACAACCTCACCTATTGAACATCATAACTTAGCCTAGCCTACTTTAAACGTGCTCAGAGTACTTACATTAACCTGCAGTTAGGCAAAATCATTTAATACAAAGTCTATTTTATAATAcctgtaatttattgaatattgtactgaaagtgaaaaacaggatGTTGGGTACAGAGTGGTTGTAAGGGTATTGGTTGTTTACCTTCATGATGGTGATGCTGACTGGGAGTTGCTGCTGTCCAGCACCATCATAAGAGTATTGTATCACATATCATTAGCCCAGGAAAAGACAACATTCAAAGTATGATTTCTACTTGAATGCACATTGCTTTCTCATCATCTCAAAGTCAAAAAGTTGTAACTCTGTATACAGAGTCTCTGTATACATCTCAATAGTTCCTAACAGACTCAGTCTAATAAACTGAATTGGCTGCTACTGATTCTGAATCATTATAGAAAAGTTACAGTCCATTCAATCAATTCTATTTAGACTAGTtgggaagtttaaaaaatttttttatataaacctgtaattttactttttatatttatttattggctgtgccaagaggcatgtgggatcttagttccccaactagggattgaacccatgccccctgcactggacgtgcagaatcttaaccactggaccacaagggaagtactTGGTAATGAGTACTTTTAAATAGACtgtgaatgaaaatgaattaaacagaataaaaatttgatgtttcataataataatagctaacatttactgagtatttgTCATACACTAGGAACTGTGCTGAAAGTTTAACTCATACATGTATAGAAGGGGTTAGCTTCAATTATCTGAAAGTATTCAATTATATAAAAGATTTCAATACTCAAAGATACTGGTCGAGGTATTATTGTGTTATTACAAACAGTTTTACAGTATCCAATCAAGGCTTGTACTTACCTACAGGGACAAATGGGGAGTCTCTAGATTTTCTGATCAGTCGGGATAACTGGCCTTCATCTTCATCTGCTGACCACTGGTtatctgaagacatttttctctctaatAACTAGGGGATAAATGTGGTTGCTATGAATGCTCAGAAAGAATCTGTTTCCCTCTTCCAATATACTCTTGATTACGTGTTCTTCATTTGTTTGACATGACTGCTCAACTGAAATAAAGTTATCTTTCCTTCACCCTCTGCATTGTGGaatcctttcattttgtttaggggtggaggaaaaagaaatatacagagTGGTAAATAATAATCAGATTCCATGAATACAGAGTAAAAACATAGATCATAGAAGTGTTATTCAGTCCCCTTTCACTGCTCAGCATTTGTAATCATTGGGAATCTCAGAACTTCCACAGAGAGTAAGAGCAGAGTTTCTTTtacaaaatacagttttaaagaaTGATGGCAAAGCCAACATAGGCAAAAATAACTCCAGATTTACAGTTATTTGGAGAATGACCACTCCAGTTTTGCAGAATGTGTAGGGTACTATAAAGTCATTGAGATTTTTACCAAGCACCTACCATGTACCAGGTGCTACCCTAGTCAATGGAAATAATCTTCCTTGTCTGCACAAGATGAATGAGGAAGCTAGCAAGAGCAACTATAATCACAATCAACATGATCTGGAAGTATCTGTTTGTTATCCGTGCAACCCTCTATTTTTAACCCTCAAATCTGAAATACGATGGCTTCATTCTTTGATATCAATCAGCTTTCATCAGAAAATGTAATCTGGTAAGTGGCAGAAGCACAATACCTTTAGCGTACTCCACCACTTGCAGCCTGTCTTCTGGTGTCCGCTTAGCAGGAAGCCGTGGATCAGAACAGGCTTTGCAAAGACGCGACACGTTTAGGTGCAATTTCTAACTAATTGATAATGGGAAAGCCAGTGCCCTCGCCCCAGTAAGGGGGAGTGGCCAGCTGGTATTGGCCAAGGTTTTATAAGCCCCAGCTGGAAACTTACTAGTAGCAGGACCTGAACCACAAACATTAGGTTTTCGAAGATAACATTCAAGGAAATATTAAGCTTTTCAAGAAAAGgcatttccttctgccttcaaaagGGAGCTCCCAATTCCCTCTGTGGTTGAGTCCCCCGTTACCCAACTCCTATTCCAGAAATTGAATGGAAAGTGGGGGCAGGGTTACAACAGTGGGTTTGTAGGTGGGAGTGGGGTTAGCCTTATGAGGCCAAGACTCTTGTCTTTTAGTGCGCTTGCCAGATGGCCGCCCATGGTGGCCGAGATCTGAGGCTGAGGAGCCGCAAGTCTGTCCCAGCTCATCTGACCGCCAAGCCCTCGCACCTGAGCTCTACGTGGAGCTGGGAGATGCACGCTCGCCCTGCCAGGAAGGACGTGACATCACTGCGCCCTCGGCCAATCCGAAGGCCCAGGGGCGGTAGACAGGCGGTGTGAGGGAGCTGCGCCTGCGCGGCGCGAGGCTACTCTGTCTCCCTGCGGGTGGTGGTGGACCCTGTCTTCGCTGCTTCTTTGAGGGTGCAACCTTGAGGCCTCAGAGAAATTCTGACTCAGGTCTCCCGACTGCAGCCACGAACGCCTCAGGCTGAGGACAGAGAACCAGGTAGAGTTCACGCTTTTACCTTAGAAGTTTGAAGTTTTTAATtactttagatttacagaaaagttccCAGAATAGTACAAAAAATTGTATATCTGATAACTTAGATCCCTCTTTGTTAACATTTAGTcacatttgctttatcattttcCTCTGGATAGGGTTTCTTCCTTCCAATGAGCCGCCTGAGAGAAACTTGCCTACGGATAGGCCTGTACCCCTATATACTTTGTGTGCACTTGGGCTATTTTTTTACATAACCATCGTACAAAgagcaaaatcaggaaattaacagcGCTATAGCATGATAATCTCAAGATTTTATTCACATTTCACTAATGGTCCCAATAAtccttaaaagcaaaaaaaaaaaaaaaaaaaaaaatttttttttcttgtcaaggATCCAGTCCACTCCAATACATATTACATTTGGTTGTCAAGTGTGTCTTTTAGACCCCTTTAATCTGGAACATTTCCTTAGTTGGTGTATTACTCAAGatacttcagagaaacagaactgataaggttttttttttttttttaatatttatttgctgctttggctgtgttgggtcttagctgcggcacatgggatcttcattgtgacccatggactccCTAGTTTTGTCTCGTGAACTCTAGAGCtcagtgggcttcagtagttgcaggttCTTAAATTTCTGATCCTAcccagtgactttatttttcccttctgtgAAATGAATAGTGAAGCTGTCTGCTGAGAGGACATTGTGGAAATGAGTGTGATGAAGGTTTGTCCTTTGTGGCAAATGAGGGCAAATTATGAGATTTCTTAGCAGCAATGAAAGTCTAActcagattttgttctttttcctgagAGCGGCAGAGGAAGAAAATTGGGGCTGGGATCAACTGTTTGCTTAACAAAGGTTAATTGAGTGCTGCAGACAGAAAGGTGTCTTAAGACAAATGCCCTGTCCTCAAGAAGCTTAGAATCGAGTTGGGGAGATGGATGAGTAAAGCAGTGTCACGTGAGAACCTGTTGAGATGATGGGAGGAAGAGGTATGGGCTTATAGGAGCTAAAGGATCTTAAAATTCAAACTGGAGAGTTAAAGAATTCTTTTAGAGAAAGTGGCTTATGggatattttttttagaaaacttataGATTTTAGGTGAAGAGATGGTAGGGATGTTTCAGGCAGAGGGCACAACTTTGGGAAACTTTGCTATATTGTGAACATATACCAAGGACtgagactgctggatcatatggtaattcgatatttagttttttaaggaacctcaatATTGTTCTCCATAAGGGTTGTACCACTTTAAATCCCCACCAGCcgtgtaggagggttcttttctccacaccctcttcagcatttttgtttttagactgtttgatgatggccgttctgactggtgtgaggtgattcatcattgcatttttctaatgattagtgatattgagcatctttacatgtacTTTTGGGCCatctgtcttttttggagaagcaTTTCTGGATCTCCTCATTTTTgt
This genomic stretch from Muntiacus reevesi chromosome 4, mMunRee1.1, whole genome shotgun sequence harbors:
- the HIGD1C gene encoding HIG1 domain family member 1C, yielding MSSDNQWSADEDEGQLSRLIRKSRDSPFVPVGIAGFVTVVSYGLYKLKYRRDQKMSIHLIHMRVAAQGFVVGAVTLGVLYSMYKDYIRPRFFNRYKK